In Calothrix sp. PCC 7507, one DNA window encodes the following:
- a CDS encoding IS110 family transposase yields MENIAQWVGIDVSKATLDVYIRPMGKAFSVANTEVEISHLVEELKSANLNLIVLEATGGLETELVIQLQAAFLPVALINPRQGRDFAKATGKLAKTDAIDAKILAHFGEAMKPQRLPIESETARQLSELISRRRQLVEMQTAEKNRRSRARGKALADIEAHIEYLEQRLKQLNQEIEELTQNNQQWIDKINLLKTTPGIGQVISTTLVSDLPELGKLTAKQISRLVGVAPINHDSGQHKGKRMINGGRAHVRATLYMGAVVAMRHNPVIKAFYERLVERGKSKKLALTACVHKMLVILNAMVRDNLPWCISDNFQPIVNA; encoded by the coding sequence ATGGAAAACATTGCTCAATGGGTAGGCATTGATGTCAGTAAAGCTACTCTAGATGTTTATATCCGTCCAATGGGTAAAGCATTCTCTGTAGCAAACACAGAAGTAGAAATATCTCATTTAGTAGAGGAACTCAAATCCGCTAATTTAAATCTGATTGTATTGGAAGCAACAGGAGGGTTAGAAACAGAGCTAGTAATTCAATTACAAGCTGCATTTTTACCAGTTGCATTAATCAATCCACGCCAGGGGCGAGATTTTGCTAAAGCTACAGGAAAGCTTGCCAAAACTGATGCTATTGATGCCAAAATTTTGGCACATTTTGGGGAAGCAATGAAACCCCAAAGATTACCAATTGAATCAGAAACTGCGCGTCAATTGAGCGAATTAATTAGTCGGAGAAGACAATTAGTCGAAATGCAGACGGCAGAAAAAAATCGCCGTTCACGCGCTCGTGGAAAAGCATTGGCTGATATTGAAGCTCATATTGAATATCTTGAGCAACGTCTAAAACAACTCAATCAAGAAATTGAAGAATTGACGCAAAACAATCAACAATGGATTGATAAAATTAATTTACTCAAAACTACTCCAGGCATTGGCCAAGTAATTTCGACAACTCTGGTTTCGGATTTACCAGAACTGGGTAAGCTAACTGCCAAACAAATCTCGCGTCTAGTTGGCGTTGCACCAATTAATCATGATAGTGGGCAACACAAAGGTAAGCGTATGATTAATGGTGGTCGCGCCCATGTTCGTGCCACTCTTTATATGGGTGCTGTGGTTGCTATGCGTCATAATCCCGTAATCAAAGCTTTTTATGAACGTCTTGTTGAACGTGGTAAATCCAAAAAACTTGCTCTGACCGCTTGCGTTCATAAAATGTTAGTCATTTTAAATGCAATGGTTCGAGATAATTTGCCTTGGTGCATTTCTGATAACTTTCAACCAATTGTTAACGCGTAA
- the cysE gene encoding serine O-acetyltransferase has protein sequence MQQTLDSVKNPQRNSKNTPLLKNLLSGDFFEPLLSDFRIIFERDPAARNWLEVVFCYPGLHAICLHRVAHWLHCRGVIFIPRLISHLGRFFTGIEIHPGAKIGKSVFIDHGMGVVIGETAIVGDYTLIYQGVTLGGTGKESGKRHPTVGNNVVVGAGAKVLGNIQIGDRVRVGAGSVVLRDVPTDSTVVGIPGRIISRNQSDRLSPLEHGKLPDVEATVIRSLISRIEQLEHQLQELRVNSPESKVQSL, from the coding sequence ATGCAACAGACTTTAGACAGTGTCAAGAATCCGCAGCGGAATTCTAAAAATACTCCCCTACTGAAAAATTTACTCTCGGGCGATTTTTTTGAGCCGTTATTGAGTGATTTTCGCATCATCTTTGAGCGCGATCCGGCAGCACGTAATTGGCTGGAGGTGGTGTTTTGCTATCCTGGGTTGCACGCTATCTGTTTGCATCGTGTGGCTCACTGGTTGCACTGTCGGGGAGTGATATTCATCCCCCGCTTGATTTCTCACTTAGGGCGATTTTTCACAGGAATTGAAATTCACCCAGGGGCAAAGATTGGTAAGTCAGTATTTATTGACCACGGCATGGGTGTTGTCATTGGCGAAACTGCTATAGTGGGTGACTACACGCTAATTTATCAGGGCGTTACTCTTGGTGGGACTGGGAAAGAAAGTGGTAAGCGCCATCCGACTGTAGGTAATAACGTCGTGGTGGGAGCGGGTGCGAAAGTTTTGGGAAATATTCAAATTGGCGATCGCGTCCGTGTTGGTGCAGGCTCGGTTGTATTGCGGGATGTCCCCACAGATTCCACTGTGGTAGGAATTCCCGGACGAATTATTTCCAGGAATCAGAGCGATCGCCTTTCTCCCCTAGAACATGGCAAACTACCCGATGTCGAAGCAACCGTGATTCGCTCTTTAATCTCTCGCATTGAGCAACTAGAACATCAACTACAAGAGTTAAGAGTCAACAGTCCAGAGTCCAAAGTCCAGAGTCTATAG
- a CDS encoding DUF2949 domain-containing protein, producing MVVRNSDREFLNFLHNELELSRADISVALRHREFDNGPLSMLLWQYGLVDLQQLERILDWLEEQL from the coding sequence ATGGTAGTCCGTAACAGCGATAGAGAATTCCTCAATTTTTTGCATAATGAACTTGAACTTTCCAGAGCAGATATTTCTGTGGCACTGCGACATCGTGAGTTCGACAATGGGCCTTTATCGATGCTCCTCTGGCAGTATGGTTTAGTTGATTTGCAGCAGCTTGAGCGAATTTTAGATTGGCTAGAAGAACAACTTTAG
- a CDS encoding Asr1405/Asl0597 family protein, whose protein sequence is MTNDTLGDQVLQIPLSDRWRIYHRLQELTINCSCHTDGSLRVQVNNLLEAVLIRSTVMQLLGSRHELVDWLERCWRDEQ, encoded by the coding sequence ATGACAAATGACACTTTAGGCGATCAAGTTTTGCAGATACCGTTGAGCGATCGCTGGCGAATTTATCACCGGTTGCAAGAATTAACGATTAACTGTTCCTGTCACACTGATGGTTCTTTGCGAGTACAGGTGAACAATTTACTAGAAGCAGTCCTGATCCGTAGCACAGTTATGCAACTTCTCGGTTCTCGCCACGAATTAGTGGACTGGCTGGAGCGTTGCTGGCGCGATGAACAGTGA